The Candidatus Ozemobacteraceae bacterium genome contains a region encoding:
- a CDS encoding tetratricopeptide repeat protein, with amino-acid sequence MRNVTSRALCFCLVLMAFMICPSWAEDLSTTLFNQGMQLYARQDYRGAADYLGQVCDMSPDFHQARYYLVYCLLATKQQAEALEQAKVLCEKNPGNQQFLTLRDQIAKTAPVRDPAKPIVPTAIPQEVILGGYNSVETTREPRVQQATPSVRPPARPQTDLESAISAIDTEQFASAAQMLDVILKKDPKNSRALHYRGVAELNRHRYAEAQSWFEKALAVKADNFETLFLLGDVQLRAGKGKEAETTFSKALKLRPNDVFAMLKLAETKRKQGALKEAVELYGQVKQLDPNVVEARLALAETLIDQGKLDEAAATVNEVLSSDQTNLQAHFLKGRILYRNNLLDDAATEMKLALTAQPDNIYIKVWLAKVLLSGFKMTEALDVASQILKDDPDNFDARLLTAEALIGSGEITDAGEHLDQAAKKRSSPELARLRAMLARKAGNNEEAKKYYSQYIHEDAGNGYASMEYAQFLEEIGEIADAVSVLESVKAAFPDTSLMQAADARIEALRPRLPEGGSAASGGEPAAQEPGRVRY; translated from the coding sequence ATGCGAAACGTGACGTCCAGGGCCCTTTGCTTCTGCCTCGTCTTGATGGCTTTCATGATCTGCCCCTCCTGGGCCGAGGATCTGTCGACGACCCTCTTCAATCAGGGAATGCAGTTGTACGCACGCCAGGATTATCGGGGAGCCGCCGATTACCTCGGCCAGGTGTGCGACATGTCCCCTGACTTCCATCAGGCCCGGTATTACCTCGTCTATTGTCTGCTCGCGACGAAGCAGCAGGCGGAAGCTCTCGAACAGGCGAAGGTTCTCTGCGAGAAGAACCCGGGAAACCAGCAGTTCCTGACGCTTCGCGACCAGATCGCGAAAACGGCTCCGGTTCGCGATCCGGCGAAGCCGATCGTTCCGACGGCGATTCCCCAGGAAGTAATTCTCGGCGGATACAACAGCGTCGAGACGACCCGCGAGCCTCGCGTCCAGCAGGCGACGCCTTCGGTCCGACCGCCTGCGAGGCCTCAAACGGATCTCGAAAGCGCCATCTCGGCGATCGATACCGAGCAGTTCGCTTCAGCCGCCCAGATGCTCGACGTCATCCTCAAGAAAGATCCGAAAAACTCTCGCGCTCTCCATTACCGGGGGGTTGCCGAACTGAACCGGCATCGGTATGCCGAGGCGCAGAGCTGGTTCGAAAAAGCGCTTGCCGTGAAAGCCGACAACTTCGAAACGCTGTTCCTGCTCGGCGACGTCCAGCTCCGGGCGGGGAAGGGCAAAGAGGCCGAGACGACGTTTTCGAAGGCTTTGAAACTGCGTCCCAACGATGTTTTCGCCATGCTGAAACTGGCAGAGACGAAGCGCAAGCAGGGAGCCCTGAAAGAGGCCGTCGAACTGTATGGCCAGGTGAAACAACTCGACCCCAACGTCGTCGAGGCTCGGCTTGCACTCGCCGAAACCCTTATCGATCAGGGAAAGCTCGACGAGGCCGCCGCGACGGTGAACGAGGTTCTGTCGTCCGATCAGACGAATCTGCAGGCGCATTTTCTGAAGGGAAGGATCCTCTATCGGAACAACCTCCTCGACGATGCGGCGACCGAAATGAAACTGGCTCTCACCGCCCAGCCTGATAATATATATATCAAGGTATGGCTGGCCAAGGTTCTTCTCAGCGGATTCAAGATGACCGAGGCGCTCGACGTGGCCTCCCAGATTTTGAAGGACGATCCCGACAACTTCGACGCGCGGCTTCTGACGGCCGAAGCCCTCATCGGAAGCGGCGAGATCACCGATGCCGGCGAGCATCTCGACCAGGCCGCGAAGAAACGCTCTTCTCCCGAACTCGCCCGTCTGCGGGCGATGCTGGCACGAAAAGCGGGAAACAACGAAGAGGCGAAAAAATATTATTCGCAATATATCCATGAGGACGCCGGGAACGGCTACGCGTCCATGGAATACGCGCAGTTTCTCGAAGAGATCGGCGAGATCGCCGATGCCGTAAGCGTTCTCGAATCCGTCAAAGCGGCCTTTCCCGACACCAGCCTGATGCAGGCTGCCGACGCGCGGATCGAGGCGCTCCGGCCGCGCCTTCCCGAAGGGGGAAGCGCCGCTTCCGGCGGGGAGCCAGCAGCGCAGGAGCCCGGACGGGTCAGATACTGA
- a CDS encoding STAS domain-containing protein: protein MVQKFSFTPRREGEVLVLALKGYLEGTGGAAMKNHVETALQQGIVRYVIDFSGIELISSPGVASLLDVASRVIDDNDGHISVYGLDKHHSAVLEMSGFFYLASEKPDAASALAAAAE from the coding sequence ATGGTTCAGAAGTTTTCTTTCACACCCCGGCGTGAGGGCGAGGTACTCGTGCTTGCCCTGAAGGGATATCTCGAAGGCACCGGCGGCGCCGCGATGAAGAACCATGTGGAAACGGCCCTCCAGCAGGGGATTGTCCGTTACGTCATCGATTTCAGCGGAATCGAGTTGATCAGCAGCCCTGGCGTCGCCAGCCTGCTGGATGTCGCAAGCCGGGTCATCGACGACAACGACGGTCACATCTCGGTGTATGGCCTGGATAAACATCATTCCGCGGTGCTCGAGATGTCGGGATTCTTCTACCTCGCCAGCGAAAAACCCGATGCCGCTTCCGCCCTCGCCGCAGCGGCCGAATGA
- a CDS encoding helix-turn-helix domain-containing protein, which translates to MNNEYLMTIPELMKFLQVKRNTIYTLRKLGLPTVKIGRSVRFRVASVLTWLTDMEHTGQGSVNALVKSDSSHLL; encoded by the coding sequence ATGAACAACGAATACCTGATGACGATTCCCGAGTTGATGAAATTCCTTCAGGTCAAGCGCAACACGATTTACACCCTGAGGAAACTCGGGTTGCCCACCGTCAAGATCGGCCGTTCCGTCAGGTTCCGAGTCGCGAGCGTGCTCACCTGGCTGACGGATATGGAACACACCGGTCAGGGAAGCGTGAACGCCCTCGTCAAGAGCGATTCGTCACACCTGCTCTGA
- the glmS gene encoding glutamine--fructose-6-phosphate transaminase (isomerizing), which yields MCGIIGYIGTKPANEVIFEGLTRLEYRGYDSAGIAVREGNELLVRKDIGKLRQLRKILVDEFGSSSSQGIGHTRWATHGRPSAFNAHPHGDCQATLQVAHNGIIENYLKLKHKLLEAGHTFASETDSEVLAHLIESHYGGNLEKAVFDALAEVEGAYAIVVLHRDHPDRLVCARKESPLIVGLGDGENFVASDVTAIMQYTRRVVYIENFEGATVRRDGIEFFRLDGTPVEKSVTQIEWNPVAAEKGGFPHFMLKEIYEQPQVIRNTIGGRTSEEDGKIYLTELGLSGPDIFKTQRIVMVACGTAYYAGCVGKYLIEQLVRVPVECDLASEFRYRSPLVDANTLVVAISQSGETADTLAAVREARARGAKVLGIVNAKESTLTREVDGLVYIHAGPEIGVASTKAYIAMLTAITLLALLLGKIRGILGSDFVKQTIRELKVLPQQIERILANVEPIRELAERFRDARNFLFLGRGINYPTALEGALKLKEISYIHAEAYAAGEMKHGPIALIDRELPVMAVATESAVLDKLLSNLKEVQARSGILIAIVTEGNQEIRHQVEHVIEVPRVSEILSPILNVVPMQLFAYFVADQRGLDVDQPRNLAKSVTVE from the coding sequence ATGTGTGGAATCATCGGATACATCGGCACAAAGCCTGCCAACGAGGTCATCTTCGAGGGGCTTACCCGCCTCGAGTATCGCGGGTATGACTCTGCCGGCATCGCCGTGCGCGAAGGGAATGAACTCCTCGTCAGGAAAGACATCGGGAAGCTGCGGCAGCTGCGGAAAATCCTCGTCGACGAGTTCGGATCGTCGAGTTCCCAGGGAATCGGCCACACGCGCTGGGCGACGCACGGGCGGCCGTCGGCGTTCAACGCCCACCCGCACGGCGACTGTCAGGCGACGCTCCAGGTCGCGCATAACGGCATCATCGAAAACTATCTCAAGCTCAAGCACAAACTGCTCGAGGCCGGCCACACGTTCGCGTCTGAAACGGATTCCGAGGTTCTCGCTCATCTGATCGAGTCCCACTACGGCGGCAACCTCGAAAAAGCCGTCTTCGACGCGCTTGCGGAAGTCGAAGGCGCATACGCGATCGTCGTACTGCATCGCGATCATCCCGACCGCCTCGTCTGCGCACGAAAAGAAAGTCCCCTGATCGTCGGTCTCGGCGACGGCGAGAACTTCGTCGCCTCGGATGTCACTGCGATCATGCAGTATACCCGCCGCGTCGTTTACATCGAAAACTTCGAGGGTGCCACCGTGCGTCGCGATGGCATCGAATTCTTCAGGCTCGACGGCACCCCGGTCGAGAAAAGCGTGACGCAGATCGAGTGGAACCCGGTGGCGGCCGAGAAGGGCGGTTTCCCGCACTTCATGCTGAAGGAAATCTACGAACAGCCGCAGGTCATCAGAAATACGATCGGCGGCCGCACCTCCGAGGAAGACGGCAAGATCTACCTGACCGAGCTGGGCCTGTCGGGCCCCGATATCTTCAAGACCCAGCGCATCGTCATGGTTGCCTGCGGAACAGCTTACTACGCGGGCTGCGTCGGCAAATACCTGATCGAGCAACTCGTGAGGGTGCCGGTCGAGTGCGATCTCGCCAGCGAGTTCCGCTACCGGTCGCCGCTCGTCGATGCAAACACGCTCGTCGTCGCGATCAGCCAGTCCGGGGAGACGGCGGACACGCTCGCGGCCGTCCGCGAGGCCCGCGCGCGCGGCGCCAAGGTTCTCGGCATCGTCAACGCCAAGGAGAGCACCCTGACCCGCGAGGTGGACGGCCTCGTCTACATCCATGCGGGTCCCGAAATCGGCGTGGCCTCGACCAAAGCCTATATCGCCATGCTCACCGCCATCACCCTCCTTGCCCTGCTGCTCGGAAAAATCCGCGGCATTCTCGGTTCTGACTTCGTGAAACAGACCATCCGCGAGCTCAAGGTCCTTCCTCAGCAGATCGAGCGCATCCTCGCGAACGTCGAGCCCATTCGGGAACTGGCCGAGCGTTTCCGCGACGCCAGGAACTTCCTCTTCCTCGGCCGCGGCATCAACTACCCGACGGCCCTCGAAGGGGCCCTCAAGCTCAAGGAAATCAGCTACATCCATGCCGAGGCCTACGCGGCGGGCGAGATGAAACATGGCCCCATCGCCCTCATCGACCGGGAACTCCCCGTCATGGCTGTCGCGACCGAGTCGGCGGTGCTCGACAAGCTCCTGAGCAATCTCAAGGAGGTCCAGGCCCGCTCTGGTATATTGATAGCTATAGTTACCGAGGGAAACCAGGAGATCCGACATCAGGTCGAGCACGTCATCGAGGTGCCGAGAGTGTCAGAAATTCTTTCCCCGATTCTGAACGTCGTTCCGATGCAGTTGTTTGCCTACTTCGTCGCCGATCAGCGTGGCCTCGACGTTGACCAGCCCAGAAACCTCGCCAAGTCTGTCACCGTCGAATGA
- a CDS encoding SpoIIE family protein phosphatase produces MSVACPGGRDTRRLWLIAALCGFLPPLLLASLGLYVLRIERERRLEVAADRLDTILAGVAARLDPVTHTGKRLKRLSASCIRPFGKSNERNIISYSIKYGIEPYLFDAGGAVRSPEGLRLRAKFVLRNLWTLLVSPTARYETVEEQKLRKTFCAVFGTDFLVSDLRLHEGVVRSFRVQRKEGYILWKRGRPDAPGDKSGCLLVIWNGPDQAALLKELVADARKNAAGGDNRLQLFVRLTKPGWMRISGQRIRRLPAEIRPMLAEKGVPPMFIDGRLWMRMETGNVEMLASIPVSMGDLGTARRGVLSLGCLAGFLALLLVRSVMNRAALRMKLAFVFVLASALPIAGLGFLGFRMLQDRRDTLVKEFENAGRELLLTIDREFDGESAKYLAEFRAIRDDAAWKLRPDSALASVAERIAARQIGSIELRDIYGKKRISERVPGFLEGVESVFNAFALACMEGALPPGRLHLENRPLDPMAKMIFDTPEVGFPFIISHPDTVYFFRFANRSLMWYWDVYRDPAWPFAYVSIAQPAEEAARRFLEKRLRQREARNGTAWRLMAFETSREFWLPSGIKPAEAIHLVAVRVNLTRQSWTGNVMIGRAGHGVIAVPGERLPGFTLVALYPESAIDREIAAGRELLYLAMGFILLIAFLTGGVLSDTFLVPVGELSRGLAALRNRTFDVALSSSSKDELGDLTSLFNTMAEKLRQMSMARSVQEALIPEILPHAPGWDFDIFNLTASDLGGDYCDLIPLRNGTLLFLLGDITGHGAGSALLMVMVKAAVTKFAETGTDPEELMNALNRLIFRLVKRRKMMTCVIGTLDPESGHTLVVNAGHPYPFKRVSAGDVEEIHSVGFPLGLNEKKLRLQPTELTLEPGDTLVVYTDGLVEGMDEAGTMFGYERIHTIARMVREGSAKAIREAIVSGFTSHHRDPKLEDDLTMIVLRRHA; encoded by the coding sequence ATGAGCGTCGCATGCCCGGGCGGTCGCGACACCCGACGGCTCTGGCTCATCGCCGCCCTGTGCGGCTTTTTACCACCGCTTCTGCTGGCCTCGCTCGGGCTGTACGTCCTTCGCATCGAGCGGGAGCGCCGGCTGGAAGTCGCCGCGGACCGCCTCGATACGATCTTGGCGGGGGTTGCCGCACGCCTCGATCCCGTAACCCATACGGGAAAACGCCTTAAACGGCTCTCCGCGTCCTGTATTCGCCCCTTCGGAAAATCGAACGAGCGGAATATAATATCATATTCAATAAAATATGGCATCGAGCCGTATCTCTTCGACGCCGGCGGCGCCGTCCGATCCCCCGAGGGCCTTCGGCTTCGGGCGAAGTTCGTCCTGCGGAACCTCTGGACGTTGCTGGTATCCCCTACGGCGAGATATGAGACCGTAGAGGAGCAAAAACTTCGGAAAACATTCTGCGCGGTATTCGGAACGGATTTCCTGGTTTCCGACCTGCGCTTGCACGAAGGCGTCGTGCGTTCCTTCCGGGTTCAGCGAAAGGAGGGATACATCCTCTGGAAAAGAGGTCGTCCCGATGCGCCGGGCGACAAGTCCGGCTGTCTCTTGGTGATATGGAACGGTCCCGATCAGGCGGCTCTGCTCAAGGAACTCGTCGCTGATGCCAGAAAGAATGCCGCCGGGGGAGACAACAGGCTGCAGTTGTTCGTTCGGCTGACAAAGCCCGGGTGGATGCGTATCTCCGGCCAGCGCATCCGCCGGTTGCCGGCGGAAATCCGCCCGATGCTTGCCGAAAAAGGCGTCCCGCCGATGTTCATCGACGGGCGCCTCTGGATGCGGATGGAAACCGGAAACGTCGAAATGCTCGCTTCGATTCCCGTGTCGATGGGCGATCTCGGAACCGCCCGCCGGGGAGTGCTTTCCCTTGGCTGTTTGGCCGGATTCCTGGCTCTTCTCCTCGTGCGAAGCGTGATGAACCGTGCTGCATTGCGGATGAAACTCGCCTTCGTTTTCGTTTTGGCCTCCGCCCTCCCGATTGCCGGATTGGGATTTCTGGGCTTTCGTATGCTTCAAGACCGCAGAGACACTCTGGTGAAGGAGTTCGAAAACGCCGGCCGGGAACTCCTGTTGACGATCGATCGTGAGTTCGATGGAGAATCCGCGAAGTATCTCGCGGAATTCAGGGCGATCCGCGATGATGCCGCGTGGAAACTCCGGCCCGATTCTGCGCTGGCATCCGTTGCGGAACGCATCGCGGCACGGCAGATCGGAAGCATTGAATTGCGAGATATATATGGAAAGAAACGAATAAGCGAGCGCGTCCCCGGCTTCCTCGAGGGAGTGGAGAGCGTTTTTAACGCCTTCGCCCTGGCGTGCATGGAGGGAGCGTTGCCGCCGGGCAGGCTGCACCTCGAAAACCGGCCCCTGGATCCCATGGCGAAAATGATTTTCGATACGCCCGAGGTGGGCTTCCCGTTCATCATCTCCCATCCCGACACGGTCTACTTTTTCCGTTTCGCGAACAGAAGCCTGATGTGGTATTGGGACGTGTATCGAGATCCCGCCTGGCCCTTTGCCTATGTCTCCATCGCCCAGCCGGCCGAGGAGGCTGCCCGCCGCTTCCTCGAAAAACGCTTGAGGCAGCGGGAGGCCCGTAATGGGACGGCGTGGCGCCTCATGGCATTCGAGACGTCGCGCGAATTTTGGCTTCCCTCCGGCATCAAACCCGCGGAGGCGATTCATCTGGTCGCCGTCCGCGTCAACCTGACGCGGCAGTCCTGGACCGGCAACGTGATGATCGGAAGAGCTGGACACGGCGTAATCGCCGTTCCCGGGGAGCGTCTGCCCGGATTCACGCTCGTTGCCCTGTATCCCGAAAGCGCCATCGACCGGGAAATAGCCGCCGGCCGTGAGCTTCTCTACCTCGCCATGGGATTCATTCTCCTGATTGCCTTCCTGACGGGCGGCGTTCTCTCCGATACCTTCCTCGTTCCGGTCGGCGAACTGTCCAGGGGGCTTGCGGCACTCAGGAACCGCACCTTCGACGTGGCGCTTTCCTCCTCGAGCAAGGACGAACTCGGCGACCTGACGAGCCTCTTCAACACCATGGCGGAAAAACTCAGGCAGATGAGCATGGCCCGAAGCGTGCAGGAGGCGCTGATACCGGAAATCCTGCCCCACGCCCCCGGCTGGGATTTCGACATCTTCAATCTTACCGCTTCCGATCTCGGAGGGGATTACTGCGACCTCATCCCTCTGCGGAACGGGACGCTGCTTTTCCTCCTCGGGGATATCACCGGCCACGGCGCCGGCTCGGCCCTGCTCATGGTCATGGTGAAAGCGGCCGTGACGAAGTTCGCGGAGACGGGAACCGATCCCGAGGAGTTGATGAACGCTCTCAATCGGCTGATTTTCCGGCTGGTGAAACGACGGAAAATGATGACCTGCGTGATCGGCACCCTCGACCCTGAGTCGGGGCATACCCTGGTCGTGAACGCCGGTCATCCGTATCCGTTCAAGCGCGTGAGTGCGGGCGACGTCGAAGAGATTCATTCCGTCGGCTTTCCGCTTGGTCTCAACGAAAAAAAGCTTCGGTTGCAGCCGACGGAGTTGACGCTCGAACCGGGGGACACCCTTGTGGTGTATACCGATGGGCTCGTCGAAGGAATGGATGAAGCCGGAACGATGTTCGGGTACGAACGGATTCACACGATCGCCCGAATGGTCCGGGAGGGATCGGCGAAGGCGATTCGCGAAGCGATCGTGTCTGGATTCACGAGCCACCACCGGGATCCAAAGCTGGAGGACGATCTGACCATGATCGTGCTGAGACGTCATGCTTGA
- a CDS encoding SpoIIE family protein phosphatase: MLDRMKLLLRLTSFYILFGIIPVLGGALLLHHAIDTSEAAERERAVSILRDALIGLRSRVDPKNFYSRWFESLKSDDTARGNLELTRDRIGRWGGRVDLFRFDAAGGLATMSWHRPEAPFAMRVIWRELCPPSDGAPGRTRAEDSAVDLLLGSDFTTGLLRTIGGRGMIVKSGQSDSLIFWKRFEDGGGLICTVWQVPSSEELLRRLKRLHSRQETTLLAAGPGEPWRRSGVGCSDNAVIRAAERFRLYKEPWLESDGFVWAFDKLGETELLACRRTPAVSAARLRLAVNVVSLLLAAGALIFWYRWLVRGDDVWVSVRVKLLLLFLFSTFLPLAGLAGLAVEAVAEREKVLTERALHQGKSLLESIDAGYEADRKRLREVFRRIRDDRGLRSPDPAVRQARITVLKKRHGMAKIELRDRRGELVVSTDSSEVLARVETIFRVMAQIGLERHAPELIPPEVPGAVRQVDLVTRMAFENPALGFSTAMDQPGTVLNLDFAIRSSLWFWDVIRDPSHPAAFVNIVKNRRSAVDYYLKQRFAARARSTDGFRVFAYDIDGGMLTGREHARLPSELRLLLERSRIFGTAATDAFFHRGVEHLAVCIPSVFLGRLQLLATIPKAAVLAPLSDFKIAVWLMFLIIATSAAVSGKILADLFLKPIAELAAGMTALQRGNTSVRVRVESGDELGELGNAFNRMLEDMQEVRMAKMVQDALIPPGRLTIPGFDAVVILRRVSELSGDYVDAMKLADGRWLFVTGDVSGHGTCAALTMAMAKSITVQCAEERGDPVHLLGQLDRILLRLLDRRQMMYCVACTLDTDTGFIEMAGGGAPSPFIRRRNGALEQVSMEHLPLASSYRPEPFPRRSFVLEPGDILMLWTDGLMRNRDAAGLPFGDERLERAIRSAPMTDAAAFSQNIMASYDGFVGTASPDDDLSVLVLRRDTPIVPVPSGGVARGEGNE; encoded by the coding sequence ATGCTTGATAGGATGAAACTCCTGTTGCGATTGACGTCGTTTTATATATTATTTGGTATCATACCCGTCCTTGGCGGCGCGCTTCTGTTGCATCACGCGATCGATACGTCCGAAGCCGCGGAAAGGGAGCGGGCGGTTTCGATCCTGCGCGATGCGCTGATCGGGCTTCGAAGCAGGGTCGATCCGAAAAATTTCTATTCGCGATGGTTCGAATCCCTGAAGAGCGACGACACGGCCCGAGGAAACCTTGAACTGACGAGGGATCGCATCGGCCGATGGGGTGGCCGCGTCGATCTCTTCCGGTTCGACGCGGCCGGCGGGCTGGCGACGATGTCCTGGCATCGCCCCGAGGCTCCCTTCGCCATGCGGGTCATCTGGCGAGAGCTGTGTCCGCCTTCCGATGGTGCGCCGGGGCGCACCAGAGCCGAGGACTCAGCGGTCGATCTTCTCTTGGGATCGGATTTCACCACCGGCCTCCTCCGGACGATCGGAGGGCGGGGGATGATCGTCAAATCAGGCCAGTCCGACAGCCTGATCTTCTGGAAGCGGTTCGAGGACGGCGGAGGGCTGATATGCACCGTATGGCAGGTTCCGTCGAGCGAAGAGCTCCTTCGAAGATTGAAACGGCTGCATAGCCGCCAGGAAACGACCCTTTTGGCGGCCGGGCCGGGAGAACCGTGGCGCCGATCCGGCGTCGGCTGTTCCGATAACGCCGTGATCCGCGCCGCGGAACGGTTCCGCCTCTACAAAGAGCCCTGGCTTGAATCTGACGGCTTCGTCTGGGCATTCGACAAGCTCGGCGAGACTGAACTGCTGGCATGCCGGCGGACTCCCGCCGTGTCCGCCGCACGCCTGCGTCTTGCCGTGAATGTGGTTTCCCTTCTTCTGGCGGCCGGGGCGTTGATTTTCTGGTATCGCTGGCTTGTCAGGGGCGACGATGTCTGGGTTTCCGTCCGCGTCAAACTTCTTCTCCTTTTCCTCTTCTCTACGTTCCTGCCGCTGGCAGGCCTGGCAGGGCTCGCCGTCGAAGCCGTTGCCGAGCGGGAAAAGGTCCTGACGGAGCGAGCGCTTCATCAGGGAAAGTCCCTTCTGGAATCGATCGACGCCGGCTACGAGGCTGACCGGAAGCGACTCCGCGAAGTGTTCAGACGCATCCGGGATGACCGCGGCCTTCGAAGTCCCGATCCGGCGGTTCGGCAGGCGCGAATCACCGTTCTCAAGAAGAGACACGGGATGGCCAAGATCGAATTACGCGACAGGCGCGGCGAACTCGTCGTTTCCACCGACAGCTCCGAGGTGCTCGCGCGTGTCGAAACGATATTCAGAGTCATGGCTCAGATCGGCCTGGAGCGTCATGCGCCTGAACTGATCCCTCCCGAGGTGCCCGGAGCCGTGCGCCAGGTCGACCTGGTCACCCGGATGGCTTTTGAAAACCCGGCCCTTGGATTCTCCACGGCGATGGACCAGCCCGGAACCGTTCTCAATCTCGATTTCGCCATACGCAGCAGCCTGTGGTTCTGGGACGTGATCCGCGATCCCTCCCATCCGGCCGCGTTCGTCAACATCGTGAAAAACCGGCGCTCGGCGGTCGATTATTACCTGAAACAACGCTTTGCCGCCCGCGCGAGATCGACCGACGGGTTCCGGGTTTTCGCCTACGATATCGACGGCGGCATGCTTACGGGCCGTGAACATGCCAGACTGCCTTCGGAGCTTCGCCTGCTTCTCGAAAGGTCGAGAATCTTCGGAACGGCGGCGACGGATGCTTTTTTCCATCGCGGGGTGGAGCATCTCGCCGTCTGCATTCCCTCCGTCTTTCTCGGGCGTCTTCAGCTGCTCGCGACCATCCCGAAGGCAGCCGTCCTTGCCCCCCTTAGCGATTTCAAAATCGCCGTTTGGCTGATGTTTCTCATCATCGCAACGTCGGCCGCGGTTTCCGGGAAAATCCTTGCCGATCTCTTCCTGAAGCCGATCGCGGAACTCGCCGCCGGAATGACCGCCCTCCAGAGGGGGAACACCTCCGTGCGCGTGCGCGTCGAATCGGGCGACGAACTCGGCGAACTCGGCAACGCCTTCAACCGGATGCTCGAGGACATGCAGGAAGTTAGGATGGCGAAAATGGTCCAGGACGCCCTGATTCCGCCGGGCAGGCTCACGATTCCGGGATTCGACGCGGTCGTCATTCTGCGACGCGTTTCCGAACTGAGCGGCGACTACGTCGATGCGATGAAACTCGCGGATGGCCGCTGGCTGTTCGTGACGGGAGACGTGAGCGGCCACGGCACTTGCGCGGCCCTTACGATGGCGATGGCCAAGTCGATAACCGTGCAATGCGCCGAGGAGAGGGGCGATCCAGTGCACCTTCTCGGCCAGCTCGACCGTATTCTGCTCCGCCTTCTCGATCGACGGCAGATGATGTATTGCGTTGCCTGCACTCTCGATACGGATACGGGGTTCATCGAAATGGCCGGCGGGGGCGCCCCATCCCCGTTCATCAGGCGAAGGAACGGGGCCCTCGAGCAGGTCAGCATGGAGCATCTGCCGCTTGCGTCGAGCTATCGCCCGGAACCTTTTCCCCGGCGCTCCTTCGTGCTGGAACCAGGCGATATCCTGATGCTGTGGACCGACGGACTGATGAGGAATCGCGATGCCGCAGGTCTCCCGTTCGGTGATGAGCGGCTCGAACGGGCGATTCGGTCGGCGCCGATGACCGATGCGGCGGCGTTTTCCCAAAACATCATGGCTTCCTACGACGGATTCGTCGGAACGGCATCGCCGGACGACGATCTCTCCGTCCTCGTCCTTCGGCGCGATACGCCCATCGTGCCGGTACCTTCAGGCGGGGTTGCAAGAGGCGAGGGGAACGAATAG